One Aquisediminimonas profunda genomic region harbors:
- a CDS encoding PAS domain-containing sensor histidine kinase, whose protein sequence is MAVWLGLAVWAVWTGLKLRKRAEFSTSQADRLASLLESAPALPLMVRNDGRIEAPERLADWLGLPKVPNFVSDLAGHNCGLTDDDAAALVRDVSAVQRTGRSFSRAIRAQGSSRTLLVRGAPAAIRLGSAGAVILWWFDATESQAEIGRLGEESARLKLAFDRLSGLIEAAPMPMWHRGPDMRIALVNNAYVRAVEAESAAEVIARGLELVDAGTEASPLAAPQRAKETNQPVTRVVPITVGGERRAARIVDVPLGDAGVAGFAMDVEEVERANAAFRRFVASQRDTLDRLSAGVAQFGADRSLLFCNQPFVRQFALKQEWVAERPNFDRLLDRMREANRVPETRDFPGWKAEHREWFTANDGVQEENWLLPDGAHLRVVAQPLPDGGLLAIFEDRTEQAQLASARDTLLRVRTATFDNMFEAVGVFESDGRLHLWNSRFRQVWDFEEDFLAGHPHVDALAEAASSRLSNPSRASLIREMVRSATVERQQRSGRLALKNGRHFEFAAVPLPDGNALFTMLDISDSRRVESVLRERADALEEANRVKSSFVANMSYELRTPLTSISGFAEMLQQGFGGSLEEQGRAYVAAILDSTERLSSLVDKVLDLTQSDAGQLPLERKAVDIAVMLNEAARDHRPAAVAKEIDFAIEIDQAVGVVHGDAKRLRQVFDHLLENSLTYTPEGGRILLHAEGDNERALVIVSDNGPGMNMAEQTAALDRFGRVGENRNSEASLGLGLPLAKQFVEAHGGSLKLVSEPGQGTLVRIELPR, encoded by the coding sequence ATGGCAGTATGGCTTGGGCTTGCGGTTTGGGCTGTCTGGACCGGATTAAAGCTCAGGAAGCGAGCGGAATTTTCGACCAGCCAGGCGGATCGGCTGGCATCGCTGCTTGAATCAGCGCCAGCGCTTCCCTTGATGGTCCGCAACGATGGCCGCATCGAAGCGCCTGAACGACTGGCAGATTGGCTGGGATTGCCGAAGGTTCCCAATTTCGTTTCCGACCTGGCTGGCCACAACTGCGGCCTTACAGATGACGATGCTGCGGCGCTGGTGCGTGATGTTTCGGCGGTGCAGAGAACGGGGCGCAGTTTCTCCCGTGCGATCCGAGCTCAGGGTTCCTCCAGGACACTGCTGGTCCGCGGCGCCCCTGCTGCCATTCGCCTTGGTTCTGCTGGCGCCGTTATCCTTTGGTGGTTTGATGCAACAGAAAGCCAAGCTGAAATTGGCAGGCTTGGCGAAGAAAGCGCACGGCTGAAGTTGGCGTTTGATCGACTGTCCGGATTGATTGAAGCTGCACCGATGCCCATGTGGCATCGCGGGCCGGACATGCGGATTGCCCTCGTCAACAATGCATATGTCCGTGCAGTGGAAGCTGAATCCGCTGCTGAAGTGATCGCTCGCGGCCTCGAACTGGTCGATGCAGGCACGGAAGCCAGCCCTTTGGCTGCACCCCAGCGGGCGAAGGAAACCAACCAGCCTGTTACACGTGTTGTGCCTATTACCGTGGGCGGTGAGCGCCGCGCGGCGAGAATTGTCGATGTGCCCCTCGGCGATGCCGGGGTGGCCGGATTTGCAATGGATGTGGAAGAGGTGGAACGTGCGAATGCCGCTTTCCGCCGGTTCGTCGCATCCCAGAGAGACACTCTTGATCGGCTCTCGGCTGGCGTTGCCCAGTTTGGCGCGGACCGGTCGTTGCTTTTTTGCAATCAACCCTTCGTCCGGCAATTTGCGCTAAAACAGGAATGGGTGGCAGAACGCCCCAATTTCGATCGCCTGTTGGATCGTATGCGGGAAGCCAACAGAGTTCCAGAAACGCGTGATTTCCCGGGCTGGAAAGCAGAACACCGTGAGTGGTTCACGGCAAACGACGGCGTTCAAGAAGAAAACTGGCTGTTGCCTGACGGAGCGCACCTTCGGGTTGTGGCTCAGCCTCTGCCAGACGGTGGGCTGCTGGCGATTTTTGAGGACAGGACAGAACAGGCTCAATTGGCAAGCGCGCGCGATACCTTGCTTAGAGTACGCACTGCCACATTCGACAATATGTTCGAGGCCGTTGGCGTATTTGAATCTGACGGGAGGCTGCACCTCTGGAACAGCCGGTTCCGCCAGGTTTGGGATTTTGAAGAAGATTTCCTCGCCGGGCACCCTCATGTCGATGCGCTTGCAGAGGCCGCATCATCGCGACTTTCAAATCCGTCACGCGCCTCCCTGATTCGAGAAATGGTTCGTTCCGCGACAGTCGAGCGACAGCAAAGGAGCGGCAGGCTTGCGCTAAAGAATGGGCGGCATTTCGAATTTGCGGCGGTCCCGCTTCCTGATGGAAACGCGCTTTTTACAATGCTCGATATCTCGGACAGCCGAAGGGTTGAAAGCGTCCTGCGTGAGCGGGCTGATGCGCTCGAAGAGGCCAACCGCGTCAAGTCGAGCTTTGTCGCAAACATGAGTTACGAGCTCCGCACGCCGCTTACGTCGATCAGTGGATTTGCAGAGATGCTGCAGCAAGGCTTCGGGGGAAGCCTGGAAGAGCAAGGCCGAGCCTATGTTGCTGCGATCCTTGATTCCACTGAGCGCCTGAGCAGCTTGGTCGACAAGGTGCTCGATTTGACACAAAGTGACGCAGGACAATTACCGTTGGAACGCAAGGCCGTGGACATCGCGGTTATGCTCAACGAAGCGGCGCGCGACCATCGTCCCGCGGCTGTGGCAAAAGAGATCGATTTTGCGATCGAGATCGACCAGGCAGTGGGCGTGGTGCATGGCGATGCGAAGCGGTTGCGCCAGGTTTTTGATCATTTGCTGGAGAACAGCCTGACCTATACGCCGGAGGGTGGACGGATACTTCTGCACGCAGAAGGCGACAATGAGCGGGCTTTGGTCATCGTTTCTGACAATGGCCCGGGCATGAACATGGCCGAGCAGACGGCTGCACTTGATCGGTTTGGGCGTGTTGGTGAAAACCGAAACAGCGAGGCTTCCCTGGGTCTGGGATTGCCGCTTGCAAAGCAGTTTGTGGAAGCACACGGCGGATCACTAAAACTTGTTTCGGAACCGGGGCAGGGCACTCTGGTCAGGATCGAATTGCCCCGATGA
- the tsaE gene encoding tRNA (adenosine(37)-N6)-threonylcarbamoyltransferase complex ATPase subunit type 1 TsaE encodes MILKDEAATEAAGRELAPSLRAGDVVGLFGNLGAGKTSFARGVLAGLGLADEAPSPSFALVIPYAPPAVRIPVLHVDLYRLESAEEIEELGLDDALGEAALLIEWPERLGDRLWLQTLKVQLADAGSQGRSLTVSVPPSWEGRCPFQ; translated from the coding sequence ATGATTCTTAAAGACGAGGCAGCGACAGAAGCCGCCGGTCGCGAATTGGCACCCAGTCTGCGTGCTGGCGATGTCGTCGGACTATTCGGCAACCTCGGGGCAGGAAAGACGAGCTTTGCGCGCGGTGTTTTGGCTGGCCTCGGTCTCGCTGACGAGGCGCCGAGCCCGAGTTTTGCGCTTGTCATACCATATGCGCCGCCAGCGGTCCGAATCCCTGTCCTCCATGTCGATCTATACAGGCTCGAATCAGCGGAAGAGATCGAGGAACTTGGACTTGATGATGCGCTCGGGGAAGCTGCCCTCCTGATAGAATGGCCGGAACGGCTCGGTGATCGGCTTTGGCTACAGACGCTGAAAGTGCAGCTCGCGGATGCCGGATCGCAGGGCAGAAGCTTGACAGTTTCGGTGCCGCCGTCTTGGGAGGGTCGATGTCCGTTTCAATGA
- a CDS encoding aminoglycoside phosphotransferase family protein, translated as MSVSMIPPAAAPDFLAHNGWAGATILPLAGDASFRRYFRVVLGSAKAVLMDAPPPHEDPRPFIAVAQWLVEQGFSAPHILAADLGTGLVLIEDFGGNRMREAIDANPSLERPLYRAVTDLLVELAAKPAMPIAPYSMAEYQRELGIFIDWYCPAVGLAPNTAAFSDVWAELLEPVLSAQSKPVTVLRDYHAENIMLLEGREGRNHLGLLDFQDALAGHPAYDLVSMLQDARRSVSAEIEAEFLAHYVKCASPSAGFVDAYHVLGVQRNLKILGIFTRLWKRDGKPRYRAFQPRVWAYLERSLAHPALAPAKAWMDANIPTEKRAQAWIEFVE; from the coding sequence ATGTCCGTTTCAATGATCCCGCCTGCCGCAGCGCCCGATTTTCTCGCTCATAATGGCTGGGCAGGAGCCACCATCCTTCCGCTTGCGGGAGACGCATCGTTCCGACGGTACTTCAGGGTCGTGCTTGGGAGCGCAAAAGCAGTCCTTATGGATGCCCCGCCGCCTCATGAAGATCCGCGGCCATTCATTGCCGTTGCGCAATGGCTGGTCGAACAGGGGTTTTCGGCACCTCACATTCTCGCTGCGGACCTCGGTACGGGGCTGGTCCTGATTGAGGACTTTGGCGGCAACAGGATGCGCGAAGCCATCGATGCCAACCCTTCGCTGGAGCGGCCGCTCTATCGAGCGGTTACGGATTTGCTTGTGGAGCTTGCTGCAAAGCCCGCAATGCCCATCGCACCCTATTCCATGGCGGAATATCAACGCGAGTTGGGGATATTCATTGATTGGTACTGCCCCGCAGTCGGCCTTGCGCCAAACACAGCCGCCTTTTCAGATGTCTGGGCAGAGCTCCTTGAACCTGTGCTTTCCGCGCAGTCAAAACCTGTAACCGTCCTGCGAGATTATCACGCCGAGAACATCATGCTGCTGGAAGGCCGCGAGGGTAGAAATCACTTGGGGCTGCTCGATTTTCAGGACGCCTTGGCCGGCCACCCTGCGTATGATCTTGTTTCGATGTTGCAGGACGCGCGGCGCAGTGTTTCAGCTGAAATCGAGGCCGAGTTTCTTGCCCACTATGTTAAGTGCGCTTCCCCGTCAGCGGGCTTCGTGGATGCCTACCATGTGCTCGGTGTACAGAGGAACCTGAAGATACTCGGTATTTTCACGCGACTTTGGAAGCGCGACGGAAAGCCACGGTATCGCGCGTTTCAGCCACGTGTTTGGGCCTATCTCGAGCGTAGCCTTGCGCATCCTGCGCTGGCACCGGCGAAGGCCTGGATGGATGCCAACATCCCGACTGAAAAGCGAGCGCAAGCCTGGATAGAGTTCGTCGAATGA
- the addB gene encoding double-strand break repair protein AddB, with protein MADRFGPAVFTIPPIRAFADALVAGVLAQHGSDKMVLARGMILVPNNRAGQAIREAFVRQAEHGLLLPRLVAVGDSELEEQAGAVFDLIDDAPIPPAIEPLQRQLILARMIQKDRGVDGAEAMRLAVDLARTLDQLIVEDVSPSRLAELNLSGELSTHWNASLEQMRAILELWPMELERRGRIDLADRRNRQLRRVAEVWRAQSPTGFVIAAGVSTGAPAVAELLAQVARMPGGQVVLAGLDLTISELEWSKIGGGEGDPAIETHPQFHLYQLLSRMKIGRGEVQRWKWSGDVTSTSKRARAISHAFAPAEMTQSWVGLDKADRNLAGVSALELANPAEEAQAIALAIRGAIEEPGRTVALITPDRALASRVSAHLARWQIQADDSAGQSLASLPNGTLLLLLTEAAADHFSPSALLALLKHPLVMQGDPRRTWLDQVRKLDLVLRGPRPAPGLNGVARFLSAGDKRTERRRGELQSWWAETSAILAPLEHLAGKDLPAMLAILREVAGTLAGDSLWSGQAGRELAGMIGNLERDAADGPTGISLSVLPQLLRQLIGGVAMRPGYGGHPRVFIWGLLEAKLQSADFVILGGLNEGSWPQLPAPDPWLAPRIRRDLGLPSLERRIGLSAHDLASALGAPRVLLTRAKRDARSPTIASRFWLRLATMAGGLDPPDLDFRQLAQGIDTNSGKAARAKRPAPCPPAVDRPRSISVTAVDRLSADPFAFYASAILGLNRLEPVDADPGPAWRGSLIHDVLERWAKDDAYKEGALVARMNAALSGGTLHPLIRALWLPRLSEAAEWIERSVAENKAQGRTPLVAEVSGETEFAGVKIRGRADRIDRLTDGRLAIVDYKTGEGPNNKQIAAGFAMQLGLVGLIAEQGGFEGAHGQSGAFEYWSLARHGKSRQFGKITSPVAGNNAVSEPEKFVDLIAAQFREAAANWLTGIEPYKAKIRPEYAWADYDQLMRLEEWQGRDV; from the coding sequence ATGGCTGACCGTTTCGGTCCGGCCGTCTTCACAATCCCGCCGATACGGGCCTTTGCCGATGCGCTGGTGGCAGGCGTACTGGCGCAGCATGGCAGCGACAAAATGGTCCTTGCGCGAGGTATGATCCTCGTCCCGAACAATCGTGCGGGGCAGGCCATTCGCGAGGCATTTGTGCGCCAGGCTGAACATGGGTTGCTGTTGCCAAGGCTCGTGGCCGTCGGGGACAGTGAACTGGAAGAGCAGGCAGGTGCAGTCTTTGACCTCATCGATGATGCGCCGATTCCCCCGGCGATCGAGCCGCTCCAGCGGCAGCTAATCCTTGCCCGGATGATCCAGAAGGATCGGGGTGTGGATGGCGCTGAAGCAATGCGTCTTGCGGTTGACCTGGCACGCACGCTCGACCAGCTTATTGTCGAAGATGTTTCGCCATCCAGACTGGCAGAACTTAATCTGTCAGGTGAACTTTCCACTCATTGGAATGCATCGCTTGAGCAAATGCGGGCCATCCTCGAGCTATGGCCTATGGAGTTAGAGCGCCGTGGACGGATAGATCTCGCCGATCGTCGGAACAGGCAGTTGCGTCGCGTGGCGGAGGTCTGGCGAGCGCAATCTCCAACCGGGTTCGTCATCGCAGCGGGTGTGAGTACAGGTGCACCTGCTGTGGCCGAACTTCTGGCGCAGGTTGCGCGCATGCCCGGCGGCCAAGTCGTGCTGGCCGGGCTCGATCTTACCATATCAGAATTGGAATGGTCGAAAATCGGCGGAGGAGAAGGTGATCCGGCAATCGAGACGCACCCGCAATTCCATCTCTACCAACTCCTCTCGCGGATGAAGATTGGCCGCGGCGAAGTCCAGCGCTGGAAATGGAGTGGAGACGTCACTTCAACGTCGAAGCGCGCTCGCGCAATCAGCCATGCTTTTGCGCCAGCGGAAATGACACAGTCCTGGGTCGGACTCGACAAGGCCGATCGAAATCTCGCCGGTGTCTCGGCGCTCGAACTCGCCAACCCGGCTGAGGAAGCACAGGCGATTGCGTTGGCAATCCGGGGTGCAATCGAAGAGCCGGGCCGCACTGTTGCCCTGATTACGCCAGACCGCGCTCTCGCGTCGCGGGTTTCAGCGCATCTTGCGCGTTGGCAGATACAGGCGGACGATTCCGCAGGTCAGAGCCTTGCAAGCTTGCCGAATGGCACTTTGCTCCTGCTCCTCACCGAGGCTGCAGCCGATCACTTCTCGCCATCTGCCTTGCTCGCTTTGCTCAAGCATCCGCTCGTCATGCAGGGTGACCCGAGGCGCACCTGGCTTGATCAGGTGCGCAAGCTTGACCTCGTCCTGCGAGGCCCGCGTCCCGCGCCAGGCCTAAACGGAGTTGCCCGCTTCCTGTCCGCAGGCGACAAACGGACTGAACGCCGCAGAGGCGAGCTGCAAAGCTGGTGGGCAGAGACTTCCGCAATTCTGGCTCCTCTCGAACACCTGGCTGGAAAAGATCTGCCAGCCATGCTCGCGATTCTGCGAGAAGTTGCAGGGACGCTCGCTGGAGACTCGCTCTGGTCCGGGCAAGCGGGGCGCGAACTTGCGGGTATGATTGGCAACCTTGAACGGGATGCCGCCGATGGTCCTACTGGCATTTCATTGAGTGTCCTGCCGCAATTGCTCAGGCAGTTGATTGGGGGCGTGGCAATGCGACCAGGGTATGGCGGGCATCCACGCGTATTCATTTGGGGACTGCTCGAGGCCAAGCTCCAATCTGCCGATTTTGTGATCCTTGGGGGGCTCAACGAAGGTAGCTGGCCTCAATTGCCGGCGCCGGATCCCTGGCTGGCACCACGTATCCGGCGTGACCTTGGGTTACCGAGCCTCGAGCGTCGGATTGGCCTGTCTGCCCATGATCTTGCAAGTGCGCTTGGAGCACCCCGGGTGCTGCTGACCCGTGCCAAGCGGGATGCGCGAAGTCCGACGATTGCTTCGCGCTTCTGGCTCCGTCTTGCAACGATGGCAGGCGGGTTGGATCCGCCCGATCTCGACTTTCGGCAACTGGCACAGGGCATCGATACCAATTCAGGCAAGGCAGCACGTGCAAAGCGACCGGCACCGTGTCCTCCTGCAGTTGATCGTCCGCGCTCAATTTCGGTAACCGCTGTTGACCGTTTGAGTGCTGATCCATTCGCTTTTTACGCAAGTGCAATCCTTGGGCTGAATAGATTGGAACCGGTTGATGCCGATCCCGGTCCGGCTTGGCGCGGCAGCCTTATCCATGATGTTCTGGAACGTTGGGCAAAGGACGATGCGTACAAGGAGGGCGCGCTTGTCGCTCGAATGAACGCAGCACTCTCAGGTGGCACACTCCATCCCTTGATCCGCGCTCTCTGGCTGCCCCGCCTTTCCGAAGCCGCAGAATGGATCGAAAGGAGTGTTGCTGAAAACAAGGCGCAAGGGCGAACACCTCTTGTCGCAGAAGTTTCCGGCGAAACTGAATTCGCAGGGGTCAAGATCCGCGGGCGGGCGGATCGGATAGACAGGCTCACGGATGGTCGTCTGGCAATCGTGGACTACAAGACCGGGGAAGGGCCAAACAACAAACAGATCGCGGCAGGCTTTGCCATGCAACTCGGACTGGTTGGGCTGATTGCAGAACAGGGGGGATTTGAAGGCGCCCATGGCCAAAGCGGGGCCTTCGAATATTGGTCGCTGGCTCGACACGGGAAAAGCAGACAGTTCGGGAAGATCACGTCTCCCGTTGCTGGCAACAATGCGGTTTCCGAGCCCGAGAAATTTGTCGATCTTATCGCAGCTCAGTTCCGGGAGGCGGCTGCGAACTGGCTGACCGGCATCGAACCGTACAAGGCAAAGATCCGGCCAGAATATGCCTGGGCGGATTACGACCAGCTGATGCGGCTTGAGGAATGGCAGGGTCGCGATGTTTGA
- a CDS encoding nucleotidyltransferase family protein: MSKVRKPLTVRPKLEAKVPQTAMVMAAGKGTRMRPLTATRPKPLIEVAGTTLLDHVLDHLRVAGVSRIVVNVHYFADSLEAHLKSRARDLEVVISDERGELLETGGGLIKAKDLLRDDPFLCVNTDNIWIDGPVDGIQLLASHWDDSRMDALMLLVPLARAHNHAGRGDFQMDPWGRLSRRKPGKVAPYVWTGIQILSQRLLVDPPARVFSTNVLWDRAIAAGRCFGVVHQGLWFDVGTPPAIPKTEAMIADG; this comes from the coding sequence ATGAGCAAGGTTCGAAAACCCCTGACCGTGCGGCCGAAGCTGGAAGCGAAGGTTCCCCAAACGGCCATGGTCATGGCTGCAGGCAAGGGAACACGCATGCGGCCGCTTACTGCGACGCGCCCCAAACCGCTGATCGAGGTCGCCGGCACGACGCTGCTTGATCATGTACTGGATCATCTTCGGGTGGCTGGAGTTTCTCGCATTGTCGTGAACGTCCATTATTTCGCCGATTCCCTCGAAGCGCATCTCAAGTCGCGCGCAAGGGACCTTGAAGTCGTCATCTCTGACGAGCGCGGAGAACTGCTTGAAACGGGAGGGGGGCTGATCAAGGCAAAGGACTTGTTGCGCGACGATCCGTTCCTGTGTGTCAATACCGACAACATCTGGATCGATGGTCCGGTTGATGGGATCCAGCTCCTGGCATCGCATTGGGATGATTCACGGATGGATGCCCTGATGCTGCTCGTGCCACTCGCGCGAGCCCACAATCACGCGGGTCGGGGTGATTTTCAGATGGATCCTTGGGGGCGCCTGTCACGGCGCAAGCCTGGCAAGGTGGCCCCCTATGTCTGGACCGGTATCCAGATTCTTTCGCAACGACTCCTGGTGGATCCGCCTGCGCGGGTATTTTCAACCAATGTACTCTGGGATCGTGCGATTGCCGCCGGGCGTTGCTTTGGTGTTGTTCATCAAGGGCTTTGGTTTGACGTCGGAACCCCACCTGCCATTCCCAAAACAGAAGCGATGATCGCCGATGGCTGA
- the addA gene encoding double-strand break repair helicase AddA, with protein sequence MFESAPHIRLPTLKDEQAEASHPEQGDVWLSASAGTGKTQVLTARALRLLLHDARPETILCLTFTKAGAAEMANRINEILGRWVRLRSTDLAADLRALGEPFGPETQSKARTLFAKVLDARGGGLRIQTIHSFCQSLLGGFPAEAGLIPGFRAIEGREEATLAQSVLAEMVAGADAGGQIGLIERLQQLSHRLGEDAARAVLDRCARDPEAMEELGGGIDAQVRRWLGLGDADPDAILLSACTDGGFDRSVLERIRILNGDWGTPTGLKRADAISAWLAMPPEQRAQSITLLTDVWTKSDGEMRSFSKGQAPSAEDYAALGEKMFAFFNGKLELQRLARTAGDIANALIVGQAYSRAYKAAKQAQGVVDFNDLIRHTARLLDTHGMGDWIRYKLDQATDHVLVDEAQDTNARQWDIVKAIAGEFYAGEGAKADAVRTLFTVGDYKQAIFGFQGTDPKEFEKAKEHFKRLATGAGREVKDLSLAHSYRSGRPILALVNQLIDIVTPAAMGLDRAPIAHVSARSGQSGSVTLWPPVKANDEGEEGEEAEEGWLSDSELKWAAEIANKVRDWTLGPNRLRLRNEGRDAEPGDVLILVQKRGDLARTIVSRLHEAGVPVAGVDRLTLNAPIVVQDLMACIRFVLQPDDDLNLAALLVSPLLGWSQDDLYDRGKKREGVSLWQYLGEHKPQPLLDLLGAADFSTPHRFLESILSGPMQGRKKLIARLGEEARDPIEELLNQALAFERDLTPSLQLFADWFDRGEVEIKRDSAQSGGAVRVMTVHGAKGLQAPIVILADATSDPDFKKARELDWIAEDGLKLPIFRPRKNEMVGSLITSADASDLREREEHWRLLYVALTRAEEHLFIGGALKPSQMKKGLGERCWHLQVDRALAEMGIAEVDGERTLIHHEAEPRRSRSTEPETVRTVHEPEWFRKPAPEEARPPRPLAPSAILPADTVSDPPPSPEMRRAAERGVRLHSLFERLPDVEPARRAAFADRWLREAAAMDDVDARRSLIADALRVLDDPAFAEIFAPDALAEAPLAGVVEGQVIAGTVDRLLVSDAQVLVVDFKTGRRVPATAEAVPPHHKAQMAAYVAVLRGIFPDREVRAALLYTSGPNLIQLTDSDLEPHKPGFHGQQDNLASAG encoded by the coding sequence ATGTTTGAATCCGCGCCACATATAAGACTGCCGACACTCAAGGATGAACAGGCGGAAGCTTCACACCCTGAGCAAGGCGATGTCTGGCTATCTGCATCTGCGGGAACTGGAAAGACCCAGGTTCTGACCGCCCGCGCCCTAAGGCTTCTCCTACATGACGCCCGTCCAGAAACGATCCTGTGCCTGACATTCACCAAGGCTGGCGCTGCGGAAATGGCCAACCGGATCAATGAAATTCTAGGTCGTTGGGTGCGATTGCGTTCGACGGACCTTGCCGCTGACCTGAGGGCGCTGGGCGAACCGTTCGGTCCAGAAACCCAATCAAAGGCCAGAACACTTTTTGCAAAAGTACTTGATGCGCGCGGCGGCGGATTGCGCATCCAGACGATCCACAGCTTCTGCCAGTCTCTCCTTGGCGGTTTTCCAGCAGAGGCTGGCCTGATTCCCGGTTTTCGAGCCATAGAAGGGCGCGAAGAGGCGACACTTGCCCAATCGGTTCTGGCAGAGATGGTTGCCGGAGCCGATGCTGGCGGCCAGATCGGGTTGATCGAACGGCTCCAGCAACTGAGCCATCGACTGGGAGAGGACGCCGCCCGAGCCGTTCTTGACCGCTGCGCCCGCGATCCTGAAGCCATGGAAGAGCTGGGCGGCGGGATCGATGCTCAAGTGCGCCGGTGGCTTGGTCTTGGTGATGCAGACCCTGATGCAATCCTGCTCTCCGCGTGTACAGACGGCGGCTTCGACCGATCGGTACTCGAACGCATCCGGATCCTGAACGGTGATTGGGGTACCCCGACGGGACTGAAGCGCGCCGATGCCATTTCGGCTTGGTTGGCCATGCCGCCAGAACAGCGGGCTCAGTCGATAACACTGCTGACTGACGTCTGGACAAAATCCGATGGGGAAATGCGCAGCTTCAGCAAGGGGCAGGCGCCAAGTGCAGAAGACTATGCCGCGCTTGGTGAGAAAATGTTCGCTTTCTTCAACGGGAAACTGGAGCTTCAGCGACTGGCAAGGACAGCGGGAGACATTGCCAACGCCCTTATCGTCGGACAAGCCTATTCCCGGGCCTATAAGGCTGCAAAGCAGGCACAAGGCGTTGTCGATTTTAACGATCTGATCCGCCACACGGCAAGGCTCCTTGATACGCACGGCATGGGAGACTGGATCCGCTACAAGCTGGATCAGGCGACAGATCATGTGCTGGTTGATGAAGCCCAGGATACCAACGCGCGCCAGTGGGACATCGTGAAGGCGATCGCCGGGGAATTCTATGCAGGCGAAGGGGCCAAGGCCGATGCCGTCCGGACGCTCTTTACAGTGGGTGACTATAAACAGGCGATCTTCGGGTTCCAGGGAACGGATCCCAAGGAATTCGAGAAAGCGAAAGAGCATTTCAAACGCCTTGCAACGGGAGCAGGGCGCGAGGTCAAAGACCTCTCTCTTGCGCATTCCTACCGGTCAGGGCGGCCTATACTGGCACTTGTCAATCAGCTGATTGATATCGTGACGCCTGCCGCAATGGGACTCGATCGTGCACCGATTGCGCATGTGAGTGCCCGCTCAGGGCAATCTGGGAGTGTTACGCTTTGGCCACCAGTCAAAGCTAATGACGAAGGGGAAGAAGGCGAAGAGGCTGAGGAAGGCTGGCTCAGCGATTCCGAGCTCAAATGGGCAGCCGAGATTGCAAACAAAGTCCGCGACTGGACACTCGGGCCAAACAGGTTGCGATTGCGGAATGAAGGGCGAGATGCAGAGCCTGGGGATGTTCTGATCCTAGTTCAGAAGCGCGGCGACCTTGCCCGGACTATCGTTTCCCGCCTGCATGAAGCAGGGGTGCCGGTTGCAGGCGTTGACAGGCTTACGCTCAACGCACCCATAGTCGTGCAAGACCTCATGGCATGTATTCGGTTTGTCCTGCAGCCGGACGACGATCTAAACCTTGCAGCCCTGCTGGTTTCTCCATTGCTGGGATGGAGCCAGGACGATCTCTATGACCGGGGCAAAAAGCGAGAAGGTGTCTCGCTGTGGCAGTATCTCGGCGAGCACAAGCCTCAGCCTTTGCTCGACCTGCTTGGAGCAGCGGATTTTTCGACGCCGCATCGGTTTCTGGAATCGATCCTTTCGGGGCCTATGCAGGGCCGAAAAAAGCTGATCGCCAGACTAGGCGAAGAAGCGCGCGATCCGATCGAGGAGCTGCTCAACCAGGCGCTAGCCTTTGAACGCGACTTAACGCCCTCGCTGCAGTTGTTTGCCGATTGGTTTGACCGGGGAGAAGTCGAGATCAAGCGGGATTCCGCACAATCCGGCGGAGCCGTTCGCGTCATGACGGTCCATGGTGCCAAAGGTTTGCAGGCCCCAATCGTGATCTTGGCAGATGCAACTAGCGATCCCGACTTCAAGAAGGCGCGTGAACTCGACTGGATTGCAGAAGACGGCCTCAAGCTCCCGATTTTCCGACCGCGAAAGAACGAGATGGTTGGATCCTTGATCACATCGGCTGATGCCAGCGACCTGCGGGAGCGGGAAGAGCATTGGCGGCTGTTGTATGTCGCCTTGACCCGTGCAGAGGAGCATCTGTTCATCGGAGGTGCCTTGAAGCCCAGCCAGATGAAGAAGGGTTTGGGGGAAAGATGCTGGCACCTGCAGGTCGATCGAGCACTTGCCGAGATGGGGATAGCGGAGGTCGACGGCGAACGGACGCTGATCCATCATGAAGCAGAGCCGAGACGTTCGCGATCGACTGAACCTGAGACCGTTCGGACTGTGCATGAGCCGGAGTGGTTTCGGAAGCCGGCCCCGGAAGAAGCGCGCCCGCCGCGACCCTTGGCTCCGTCGGCAATTTTGCCAGCCGACACGGTGTCCGACCCGCCGCCCTCTCCCGAAATGCGACGGGCAGCAGAGCGGGGGGTGCGCCTGCACAGTCTGTTTGAGCGCCTGCCCGATGTCGAACCTGCTCGCCGGGCAGCGTTCGCGGACCGCTGGTTGCGGGAGGCAGCCGCAATGGACGATGTAGACGCTCGACGGTCGTTGATCGCCGATGCCTTGCGCGTCCTGGACGACCCGGCGTTTGCCGAGATCTTCGCGCCTGATGCACTTGCGGAAGCTCCGCTGGCCGGTGTGGTGGAGGGGCAGGTGATCGCCGGGACTGTGGATCGTTTGCTGGTGAGTGACGCGCAGGTGCTTGTTGTCGATTTCAAGACGGGCAGGCGTGTTCCTGCGACAGCCGAAGCTGTCCCTCCTCACCACAAGGCGCAAATGGCAGCTTATGTTGCTGTTCTACGTGGCATTTTTCCCGACCGCGAGGTGCGGGCGGCCTTGCTCTATACATCCGGCCCAAATCTGATCCAGCTGACGGATTCCGATCTTGAACCGCACAAGCCCGGCTTTCATGGACAACAGGACAATTTGGCCAGTGCCGGTTGA